A genomic segment from Mus caroli chromosome 17, CAROLI_EIJ_v1.1, whole genome shotgun sequence encodes:
- the LOC110283761 gene encoding serine protease 33 isoform X3 → MQECAACGQPRMSSRIVGGRDAQDGEWPWQTSIQHRGAHVCGGSLIAPQWVLTAGHCFPRRVWPSEYSVLLGALSLDVTSSHELLVPVLRVLLPPDYSEDEARGDLALLQLRHPVSLSARIQPVCLPAPGSHPPPGSPCWVTGWGSLSPGVPLPKGRPLQGVRVPLLDSRACDRLYHVGANVPQGERIVLPGNLCAGYRRGHKDACQGDSGGPLTCMESGHWVLVGVVSWGKGCALPNRPGVYTNVAKYSPWIQARLSL, encoded by the exons ATGCAGGAGTGTGCAG CTTGTGGGCAGCCCCGCATGTCCAGCCGGATCGTTGGGGGCCGGGATGCTCAGGATGGAGAGTGGCCATGGCAAACAAGCATTCAGCACCGTGGAGCCCATGTGTGCGGAGGGTCACTCATTGCACCCCAGTGGGTGTTGACGGCAGGTCACTGTTTCCCTAG ACGGGTATGGCCGTCAGAGTACAGTGTGCTCCTGGGAGCACTGAGTCTGGACGTCACGTCATCCCACGAGCTCTTGGTTCCTGTGCTGCGGGTGCTGCTGCCTCCTGACTACTCTGAGGACGAGGCCCGTGGTGACCTGGCACTGCTGCAGCTGCGTCACCCAGTGTCCCTGAGTGCCCGCATccagcctgtctgcctgcctgcaccAGGGTCCCATCCACCACCAGGGTCTCCATGCTGGGTCACTGGCTGGGGTAGCCTCAGCCCAGGAG TACCACTTCCAAAGGGAAGACCCTTGCAAGGAGTGAGGGTGCCGCTGCTGGACTCTCGAGCCTGTGACCGCCTCTACCACGTGGGTGCCAATGTGCCCCAGGGTGAACGCATAGTGCTACCAGGGAACTTGTGTGCTGGCTACCGCAGAGGCCACAAGGATGCCTGCCAG GGTGACTCTGGAGGACCCCTGACCTGTATGGAGTCCGGCCACTGGGTCCTGGTGGGTGTGGTGAGCTGGGGCAAGGGCTGTGCCCTGCCCAACCGTCCAGGTGTCTATACCAACGTGGCCAAGTATAGTCCCTGGATCCAGGCTCGCCTGAGCCTCTGA
- the LOC110283761 gene encoding serine protease 33 isoform X2 codes for MRGASHLQILLLLVLGAAGTRMQECAACGQPRMSSRIVGGRDAQDGEWPWQTSIQHRGAHVCGGSLIAPQWVLTAGHCFPRRVWPSEYSVLLGALSLDVTSSHELLVPVLRVLLPPDYSEDEARGDLALLQLRHPVSLSARIQPVCLPAPGSHPPPGSPCWVTGWGSLSPGVPLPKGRPLQGVRVPLLDSRACDRLYHVGANVPQGERIVLPGNLCAGYRRGHKDACQGDSGGPLTCMESGHWVLVGVVSWGKGCALPNRPGVYTNVAKYSPWIQARLSL; via the exons ATGAGGGGTGCTTCCCACCTCCAGATCCTGCTCCTGTTGGTGTTAGGTG CTGCAGGAACCAGGATGCAGGAGTGTGCAG CTTGTGGGCAGCCCCGCATGTCCAGCCGGATCGTTGGGGGCCGGGATGCTCAGGATGGAGAGTGGCCATGGCAAACAAGCATTCAGCACCGTGGAGCCCATGTGTGCGGAGGGTCACTCATTGCACCCCAGTGGGTGTTGACGGCAGGTCACTGTTTCCCTAG ACGGGTATGGCCGTCAGAGTACAGTGTGCTCCTGGGAGCACTGAGTCTGGACGTCACGTCATCCCACGAGCTCTTGGTTCCTGTGCTGCGGGTGCTGCTGCCTCCTGACTACTCTGAGGACGAGGCCCGTGGTGACCTGGCACTGCTGCAGCTGCGTCACCCAGTGTCCCTGAGTGCCCGCATccagcctgtctgcctgcctgcaccAGGGTCCCATCCACCACCAGGGTCTCCATGCTGGGTCACTGGCTGGGGTAGCCTCAGCCCAGGAG TACCACTTCCAAAGGGAAGACCCTTGCAAGGAGTGAGGGTGCCGCTGCTGGACTCTCGAGCCTGTGACCGCCTCTACCACGTGGGTGCCAATGTGCCCCAGGGTGAACGCATAGTGCTACCAGGGAACTTGTGTGCTGGCTACCGCAGAGGCCACAAGGATGCCTGCCAG GGTGACTCTGGAGGACCCCTGACCTGTATGGAGTCCGGCCACTGGGTCCTGGTGGGTGTGGTGAGCTGGGGCAAGGGCTGTGCCCTGCCCAACCGTCCAGGTGTCTATACCAACGTGGCCAAGTATAGTCCCTGGATCCAGGCTCGCCTGAGCCTCTGA
- the LOC110283761 gene encoding serine protease 33 isoform X1 translates to MRGASHLQILLLLVLGTRMQECAACGQPRMSSRIVGGRDAQDGEWPWQTSIQHRGAHVCGGSLIAPQWVLTAGHCFPRRVWPSEYSVLLGALSLDVTSSHELLVPVLRVLLPPDYSEDEARGDLALLQLRHPVSLSARIQPVCLPAPGSHPPPGSPCWVTGWGSLSPGVPLPKGRPLQGVRVPLLDSRACDRLYHVGANVPQGERIVLPGNLCAGYRRGHKDACQGDSGGPLTCMESGHWVLVGVVSWGKGCALPNRPGVYTNVAKYSPWIQARLSL, encoded by the exons ATGAGGGGTGCTTCCCACCTCCAGATCCTGCTCCTGTTGGTGTTAG GAACCAGGATGCAGGAGTGTGCAG CTTGTGGGCAGCCCCGCATGTCCAGCCGGATCGTTGGGGGCCGGGATGCTCAGGATGGAGAGTGGCCATGGCAAACAAGCATTCAGCACCGTGGAGCCCATGTGTGCGGAGGGTCACTCATTGCACCCCAGTGGGTGTTGACGGCAGGTCACTGTTTCCCTAG ACGGGTATGGCCGTCAGAGTACAGTGTGCTCCTGGGAGCACTGAGTCTGGACGTCACGTCATCCCACGAGCTCTTGGTTCCTGTGCTGCGGGTGCTGCTGCCTCCTGACTACTCTGAGGACGAGGCCCGTGGTGACCTGGCACTGCTGCAGCTGCGTCACCCAGTGTCCCTGAGTGCCCGCATccagcctgtctgcctgcctgcaccAGGGTCCCATCCACCACCAGGGTCTCCATGCTGGGTCACTGGCTGGGGTAGCCTCAGCCCAGGAG TACCACTTCCAAAGGGAAGACCCTTGCAAGGAGTGAGGGTGCCGCTGCTGGACTCTCGAGCCTGTGACCGCCTCTACCACGTGGGTGCCAATGTGCCCCAGGGTGAACGCATAGTGCTACCAGGGAACTTGTGTGCTGGCTACCGCAGAGGCCACAAGGATGCCTGCCAG GGTGACTCTGGAGGACCCCTGACCTGTATGGAGTCCGGCCACTGGGTCCTGGTGGGTGTGGTGAGCTGGGGCAAGGGCTGTGCCCTGCCCAACCGTCCAGGTGTCTATACCAACGTGGCCAAGTATAGTCCCTGGATCCAGGCTCGCCTGAGCCTCTGA
- the Elob gene encoding elongin-B, translating into MDVFLMIRRHKTTIFTDAKESSTVFELKRIVEGILKRPPEEQRLYKDDQLLDDGKTLGECGFTSQTARPQAPATVGLAFRADDTFEALRIEPFSSPPELPDVMKPQDSGGSANEQAVQ; encoded by the exons ATG GACGTGTTTCTCATGATCCGGCGCCACAAGACCACCATCTTTACGGACGCCAAGGAGTCGAGCACCGTGTTCGAACTGAAGCGCATCGTCGAGGGCATCCTCAAGCGGCCGCCGGAGGAGCAGCGGCTTTACAAG GATGACCAGCTCCTTGATGATGGCAAAACTCTGGGCGAGTGTGGCTTCACTAGCCAGACAGCACGGCCACAGGCCCCAGCCACAGTGGGCCTGGCCTTCCGAGCAG ATGACACCTTCGAAGCTCTCCGCATTGAGCCCTTCTCCAGCCCTCCAGAGCTTCCAGATGTGATGAAGCCACAGGATTCTGGAGGCAGTGCCAATGAACAAGCTGTGCAGTGA